Below is a window of Micromonospora chersina DNA.
ACGGCGCGGGCCGCGCGCTGGACGTGGACGACATGCTGGTCCCCCAGGTCCGCCTGCACGTCGGCGTCCCCGCCGAGTAGGCGCTGTCGGGGGTAGCGCCTACCGTGGCGGGATGACGACCGCACCGGCGCCCGCGACGAGCGACCTGGAGCCGTTCCGGGTCGAGTTGACGGGCTACGCCTACCGGATGCTCGGCTCGGTGTTCGACGCCGAGGACGCGGTGCAGGAGACCCTGCTGCGGGCCTGGCGCGGCCGGGACGGCTTCGACGGCCGGTCCAGCCTGCGCACGTGGCTCTACCGGATCGCCACCAACGTCTGCCTCGACCTGCTGCGCGGGCGCGGCCGGCGGGCCCTGCCCGTCGACCTGGGCGGCCCCGCCGCGCCGGTGGTCGAGTCGCTCGGCACGCCGGCCGGTGGCTGGGTCGAGCCGGTGCCGGACACGGCGGTGCTGCCGGCCGACCCGGCCGAGCTGGCGGTGGCCCGGGAGTCGGTGCGGCTGGCGTTCGTGGCCGCGCTCCAGCACCTGCCGCCCCGGCAGCGCGCCGTGCTGATCCTGCGGGACGTGCTGCGCTGGCACGCCGACGAGGTCGCCGACCTGCTCGACGCCACCGTGCCGGCGGTCAACAGCGCGCTCCAGCGGGCCCGGGCGACCCTGTCCGGGGTGCGCGCCGAGCGGCGTGTCGGTCCGGATCTGGACCCGGTCGACCGCGACCTGCTCGACCGCTACGTGGACGCCTTCGCCCGCTACGACATCGACGCCCTGGTCGCGCTGCTGCGCGAGGACGCGGTGCAGAGCATGCCGCCCTATCCCATGTGGCTGCGCGGTGCGGCGGACATCGGCCGCTGGCTGGGCGGGCCGGGCGCCGAGTGCCGGGGCTCCCGGCTGGTGCGGGTGGCCGCGAACGGCGTACCGGCCCTGGCGCAGTACCGGGTCGACCCGGCCGGAGGTCACCAGGCCTTCTCGATCACCGTGCTGGAGTGCGCCGAGGGGCGGATCGCCCGGCTCACCCACTTCCTGGAGCCGCGGCTCTTCCCGCGCTTCGGGCTGCCGACCCGGCTCGATTCCCGACCCGCCGATGAGTTTCCGTCCCCCGCGGCGTCCACCCCTGGTAGGCACGACGAAGGCGGCGCACCGGCGGAGTGAGGAGCGGGTCATGTTCAGGGACACGAAGGCGTTCAGCGGGTTCTCGGTGGACGACGCGGACCGCGCGGAGCGGTTCTACACCGACGTGCTGGGGCTGCGCGTGTCCCGGGACGACGCGATGGGCGGCCTGCTGACCCTGCACCTGGCCGGCGACCGGCCGGTGCTGGTCTACCCGAAGTCCGACCACCGCCCGGCCACCTACACGGTGCTCAACTTCCCCGTCCCGGACATCGACCGGGCGGTGGACGAGCTGGTCTCCCGCGGGGTGCGGTTCGAGCGCTACGAGGGCATGCCGCAGGACGACAAGGGCGTCATGCGGGGCAACGGCCCGTCGATCGCCTGGTTCACCGACCCCGCCGGCAACGTGTTCTCGGTGCTCCAGGAGAGCTGAGCCGGGGCCGGCGGTCCCGGCACGGGGCGGGACCGCCGGCCTCCGGTCAGCCCTTGTCGGCGCCCTCGTTCGCGCCGCGGACGAAGTAGCGCTGGAAGATCACGAAGAGCACCGCCACCGGGATGGTGGCGAGCAGCGCGGCGCCCAGCTTGAGCGGATACTGGGTGCCCTTGCCGAGCGATCCGCTGACCAGGTCGGCCAGACCGCGGGGCAGGGTGAACAGGTCCGGATCCTGCACCGAGACCAGGCTGTGCGGGAACTCGTTCCAGGAGCCCTGGAACGACAGGATGGTCAGCGTGATGAGGGCCGGCCGCGCCATCGGCAGCACCACCGACCAGAAGGTGCGGAACACGCCCGCGCCGTCGATGCGGGCCGCCTCCTCGACGCTCACCGGCACCGACTCGAAGAACTGCTTCATGATGAAGACCCCGGCCGCGTCGGCGAGCAGCGGCACCACCAGGCCCGCGTAGCTGTCGTAGAGGCCGAGCTGCTTGAGCACCAGGAACTTCGGGATGAGCAGCACCACGCCGGGCACCGCCATCACCGCGATGATCGCGGCGAAGAGCCCGGCCCGGCCGCGGAAGCGCAGCCGCGCCAGCGCGTATCCGGCGAGCGAGTCGAAGAAGACCCGGCCGAGGGTGACCAGCACGGTGACCAGCAGCGAGTTGCCGAGCCACAGCGGGAAGTTGGTGCCCGCGAAGATCCGCTCGAAGCCGGCCAGGGTCAGCGGGTCGGGAATCGGCGAGAGCGGGTTCGCCGCGGCGTCCGGCTCGGTCTTGAACGAGTTGCCGAGCTGGATGACGAACGGGTAGAGGAAGACCAGCCCGAAGGCGATCAGGACGGCGTACCCCAGGATGCGGTTGACCCTGGCGCGCGGCCCGCGGTCGGCGCGGCGCGTGACGGGCGCCGCCGGCCGGTCGGTGAGCACGGCCATGTCAGGACCCCTCCGGTACGCGTCGCCGCCACCACCGGGCCCGCCGGGGCTCGTCCCGGTCGGCCATCACCCGGCGTTGGAGCACTGTCAGCAGGATGATGATCAGGAACAGCACGAACGAGATGGCCGCGCCGGAGCCGTAGTCGAAGTCCCGGAAGGCGGTCCGGTACGACAGGTACGCCGGCGTGAGCGTGGTCTTGGCCGGGTCGCCCTGGCTCATCACGTACACCTGGTCGAAGACCTGCCAGGAGCCGATCAGGCCGAGGGTGAGCACCAGGAAGGTGGTCGGCTTGATCAGCGGCAGGGTGACGTGGCGGAAGCGCTGCCAGCGGGTCGCACCGTCGAGGGTGCTGGCCTCGTCGAGGGCCACCGGGACGTTCTGCAACGCGGCCAGGAACATCAGCATGAACGTGCCCGACGTGGTCCAGATGACCAGGCAGATGATCGAGACCATGGCCACGCTCGGCCCGGCGAGCCAGTCCCACCAGGTCAGGCCGAACGGGCCGCCGGAGGTGAGCGCGCCGGGTGGGGTGTCCACGCCGACGGCGCCGAACAGCAGGTGCAGCACGCCGCGCGAGTCGGCGAACCACTCCGGCCCGTCGACGCCGAGGAGGCCGAGGAGCTTGTTGACCGCGCCGGAGTTGGCGAACAGGAACAGGAACACGACGCTGATCGCCACGGAGCTGGTGACCGAGGGGAAGTAGAAGGCGCTGCGGAAGAAGCCCTTCCCCTTGAGCAGCCGGTTGTTGACCACGAGGGCGAGGCCGAGGGCGAGCACGGTCTGCACCGGCACCACGATGCCCACGTAGTACATGTTGTTGCGGATGCTGGTCATGAAGTCGCGGCGGTCCAGCCCGTCCTCGGCGAACAGCCGGGTGTAGTTGTCGCCGCCCACGAACGGCACGTCGGCGGTGAACGGGCTGCCCTGGCCGTTCCAGTCGGTGAGGCTCACCCACAGCGCCATGAGGATCGGCAGCAGCAGGAAGAGCCCGAGGATCACGATGACCGGCGCGACGAAGAGCCAGCCCGCGATGTTCTCGTTGCCGCGGATGCCGCCGCCGCGACGGCGGCGCGGCTTCGCCGGCGTGGTCGCCGGGGCGCGCAGCGCTTCGGTTGCCATCTCGTCCCTCCCTCCTTGTCCGTGCGAGCAGGCGCGGAGGGGCCCGGTCCGGACCCCTCCGCCACCGCTCAGCCGCCGAGCGCCGCCTTGGCGTTCTTGTCGAAGTTGGCCAGGATCGTCTTCGGGTCACCGGTGGCGAGCCCCTGGAGGCCGGCTTCCAGGTCGCGCAGGACGCTGTCCATCTTCGGGGCGTTCACCGGGCCCTGGGCGTACGCGGCGCCGTCGATGAACGGCTTGTCCGCCGGGAAGGCGCCGGTGTACTGGTCGCGGACGGACTGCCGGGACGGCATCACGCCGAACGCCTTGGCGAAGGTCATCTGCTGGTCGCCCGCGGTCATCGCCTCGACGAACTTGATCGCCTGGTCCTTGAACTTCGACTTGGCGGCGACGCCCCAGCACTGGGTGAAGGAGAGGGTGCCCTGCCCCTTCGGGCCGGCCGGCAGCGGCACGACCTTGTACTTCACGTTCGGGAAGTCGTTCTGGAGGGCGCCCTTGATCCAG
It encodes the following:
- a CDS encoding sigma-70 family RNA polymerase sigma factor, encoding MTTAPAPATSDLEPFRVELTGYAYRMLGSVFDAEDAVQETLLRAWRGRDGFDGRSSLRTWLYRIATNVCLDLLRGRGRRALPVDLGGPAAPVVESLGTPAGGWVEPVPDTAVLPADPAELAVARESVRLAFVAALQHLPPRQRAVLILRDVLRWHADEVADLLDATVPAVNSALQRARATLSGVRAERRVGPDLDPVDRDLLDRYVDAFARYDIDALVALLREDAVQSMPPYPMWLRGAADIGRWLGGPGAECRGSRLVRVAANGVPALAQYRVDPAGGHQAFSITVLECAEGRIARLTHFLEPRLFPRFGLPTRLDSRPADEFPSPAASTPGRHDEGGAPAE
- a CDS encoding VOC family protein gives rise to the protein MFRDTKAFSGFSVDDADRAERFYTDVLGLRVSRDDAMGGLLTLHLAGDRPVLVYPKSDHRPATYTVLNFPVPDIDRAVDELVSRGVRFERYEGMPQDDKGVMRGNGPSIAWFTDPAGNVFSVLQES
- a CDS encoding carbohydrate ABC transporter permease, with product MAVLTDRPAAPVTRRADRGPRARVNRILGYAVLIAFGLVFLYPFVIQLGNSFKTEPDAAANPLSPIPDPLTLAGFERIFAGTNFPLWLGNSLLVTVLVTLGRVFFDSLAGYALARLRFRGRAGLFAAIIAVMAVPGVVLLIPKFLVLKQLGLYDSYAGLVVPLLADAAGVFIMKQFFESVPVSVEEAARIDGAGVFRTFWSVVLPMARPALITLTILSFQGSWNEFPHSLVSVQDPDLFTLPRGLADLVSGSLGKGTQYPLKLGAALLATIPVAVLFVIFQRYFVRGANEGADKG
- a CDS encoding carbohydrate ABC transporter permease, giving the protein MATEALRAPATTPAKPRRRRGGGIRGNENIAGWLFVAPVIVILGLFLLLPILMALWVSLTDWNGQGSPFTADVPFVGGDNYTRLFAEDGLDRRDFMTSIRNNMYYVGIVVPVQTVLALGLALVVNNRLLKGKGFFRSAFYFPSVTSSVAISVVFLFLFANSGAVNKLLGLLGVDGPEWFADSRGVLHLLFGAVGVDTPPGALTSGGPFGLTWWDWLAGPSVAMVSIICLVIWTTSGTFMLMFLAALQNVPVALDEASTLDGATRWQRFRHVTLPLIKPTTFLVLTLGLIGSWQVFDQVYVMSQGDPAKTTLTPAYLSYRTAFRDFDYGSGAAISFVLFLIIILLTVLQRRVMADRDEPRRARWWRRRVPEGS